One segment of Deltaproteobacteria bacterium DNA contains the following:
- a CDS encoding ribosome maturation factor RimP, with protein sequence MKDEIQKVIQAVETLAGPALEAQGFDLIEVQYRRERGGWVLRLFVDRAFETEPSAGVQTPGSGVTLDDCVTISKEIGRLLEAHDVIPGPYNLEVSSPGLDRPLKKLADFVHFTGRLVRVKTKSPVNGQRKIKGRLLGLENGLIKLEVNGQAFEVRLDETEGVVLEPEVNWGRA encoded by the coding sequence ATGAAAGACGAAATCCAAAAGGTGATTCAGGCGGTGGAAACCTTGGCCGGGCCAGCATTGGAGGCCCAAGGTTTCGATTTGATTGAAGTTCAGTACCGCCGGGAAAGAGGGGGTTGGGTCCTGCGTCTCTTTGTTGATCGAGCCTTTGAAACGGAACCATCTGCTGGAGTCCAGACTCCCGGCTCAGGGGTGACGCTTGATGACTGTGTTACTATCAGCAAGGAGATCGGGCGCCTGCTTGAGGCGCATGATGTTATCCCGGGGCCATATAACCTCGAGGTTTCTTCACCGGGGCTGGATCGGCCTTTAAAAAAGCTGGCTGACTTCGTTCACTTCACCGGTCGTCTCGTTCGAGTCAAGACGAAATCTCCTGTTAACGGGCAGAGAAAAATCAAGGGGCGGCTTCTGGGTCTTGAGAATGGACTGATTAAGTTGGAGGTCAACGGCCAGGCCTTCGAAGTTCGGTTGGATGAGACTGAAGGAGTCGTCCTGGAGCCGGAAGTGAATTGGGGCCGTGCATGA